From the genome of candidate division WOR-3 bacterium:
TGCCCTGGATTTGGCTGATGCTGGATATAAAGTATACCTGCTCGAGAAGAGCGCGAGTATCGGTGGTGTGATGGCACAGCTGGACAAGACTTTTCCCACAAATGATTGTTCGATGTGTATTCTTGCTCCAAAATTAGTGAGCGTTGCGCGGCATCCGAATATCAAGATAGTAACGAATGCCGAAATTGAGAAAGTGAGCGGTTTGGCGGGTAGTTTCTTTGTGACGGTCAGGAAAAAACCACGTTTCGTGGATGAAACAAAATGTACCGGCTGTGGTCTTTGTATGGCTAACTGCCCGGTACGGCAGGTGATGCAGATGGACGGCGCAGAGATGGCGGTGGAATTGAGTCCTGATGACCGAGAGCGTGTCGAGCAAATATTCAAGGGTCATGAAAAGGCTCGCAGCAGCGTTATGTCCGTATTGCACACGATCAACGAGAATTACAACTATTTACCACAGGACATATTACGATGTGTGGCTACTGAACTCGATGTGCCTCTGTCCGAAGTCTATAATATAGCTACTTTCTATAACAGCTTCAGTCTTGTACCAAAGGGACGTCATACGATAGCAGTATGTCGAGGCACGGCGTGCCATGTCCGTGGTTCAGCGCGAATCCTGGATCGGCTCGAGCAGGAACTTGGCATCATCGACGGAGAAACGACAGATGATCTGCGATTCACGATCAGGAACGTGCGGTGTATCGGTTGTTGTAGCATTGCACCCGCAGTACGCATAGACCGCGAAACCTACGGCAATGTTCGGCCCAACCAAATCTCCAGTATTTTGAGGAAACACAAATAATGCGATTGAATAATTATGATGATTTGGTCAAAATGAGACAGCAGAAACAAGGTCACTTGTATCCTCGCGACAGGGTACGGATAACCGTGGGTATGGCGACATGTGGTATTGCCACAGGTGCTGGACCGATCTTTGATTTCCTGACCATGGCCACAAGAGGCAACGGTAAAAATTTCGTGGTCAATCCGGTCGGGTGCATCGGATTTTGTCAGCAGGAGCCACTGCTTGATATTCTGATTCCCGGTAGCCCGAGAGTAACGTTCACCCAGTTGGATCAGAGCCGGACGGAGACTATTTTTTATGATTTAGCAAAGGGCAAACTAGATATGGGAGCGGCCGCGTGGCGAACTGACCGGGATAATTTGTTAGTTCTGGATGAAGAGAAGATCATGGTCAACGGGGCTTTGGATAATGATATAAAAGCAATCACCAGATATGAGGATGTTCCTTTCTTCAGTAAACAGTTGAAGATCGCCTTGCGCAATTGCGGGTATATCAATCCTGAGGATATCCAGGAGTACGTTGCGCGCGGTGGTTATCATTCGCTGTATAAAGCACTCAGCGCGATGAGCCCGGTCGATGTGATAGAAGAATTGAAAGCATCGGGGTTGCGCGGCAGGGGAGGTGCTGGTTTTCCAACGGGTAGGAAATGGGAGATATGCCGCAACGCCCCGGGAGAAACTAAATATCTTATATGCAATGCGGACGAAGGTGACCCCGGTGCCTATATGGATCGCAGCATTCTTGAGGGCGACCCCCACTCGGTTATTGAAGGTATGTTGATCGGTGCTTATGCTATTGGAGCATCCGAGGGTCATATCTATGTTCGTGCCGAATACCCATTAGCAATAGAAAGGTTGGCGAGGGCGATAAGTGAAGCTGAGGCTTACGGTTTGTTAGGGCAGAATGTGTTCGGTACGGATTTCGCATTCAGACTATCGATTTGTCGAGGCGCCGGTGCATTTGTGTGCGGCGAGGAAACCTCTTTGATCGCTTCGATCGAAGGGAGACCACCAGAGCCCCGGTTGCGTCCCCCATTTCCTGCCGAATCTGGTTTTCGAGGTAAACCCACTAACATTAACAATGTCGAGACATGGGCTAATGTCCCGGTAATAATCGCGCGCGGCAGTGAGTGGTTTTCAAAAATAGGCACTGAAAAGAGCAAGGGTACAAAGGTATTCTCGTTGGTTGGTAAAATAAAAAATACCGGTCTAATTGAAGTACCAATGGGCATAAAGCTCAATGATATTATCGATATAGGCGGGGGGATACTCCAGTCAAGACGGTTCAAGGCAATTCAGACAGGCGGTCCTTCAGGCGGGTGCATACCACTTGAGTTGGTTGATCTTCCGGTTGATTACGAACAGTTAGCAGAAGCTGGTTCGATAATGGGTTCAGGTGGTATGATCGTCATGGATGAACGTACATGTATGGTCGATGTGGCGAAGTATTTCCTTGAATTTCTCAAGGATGAGTCTTGCGGCAAGTGTACTTCTTGCCGTGATGGCATTCTACAGATGTATGAGATTGTCAAGAGAATCACGGAAGGTAACGGCCAACAAGGTGATGTTGATCTGCTGGAGAATCTCGGCACTGTAATCGAATCCGTTTCCTTGTGCGGATTAGGAAAGACTGCAGCAAATCCTGTTCTTTCGACACTCCGGTACTTTAGAGAAGAATATGATGCGCATATCTCGAACAAGCGCTGTCCTGCTGTAGTATGCAAGGAAATCATTTCGTCGCCATGCCAGCATACATGTCCTATTAACACTGAGGCGCAGGTCTACATAACGTACGTTGCACAGCATCAGTTCCATGATGCCCTGAGGGTCATAGTCAAGGAAAATCCCATGCCCGCTACGGTAAGCCGTATTTGCCATCATCCATGTGAGCGGATAATGTGTCGGGCGAGTGAGCTGGGTGAACCGATTGGCATCAGGGCCATCAAGCGTTTCGTCATAGATTGGGCGCGCGACAATAGAATCGAGATGAATGCCACTGAACCTTTGCCAGCCACTGGGAAGAAGGTGGCGGTGATCGGTTCAGGACCAGCGGGACTTTCAGCTGGTTATTACCTCCGGCTAAAAGGCCACGCAGTTACGGTTTACGAAGCGAAAGATCGACCCGGCGGCATGTTATGGCTTGGCGTACCTGAGTACAGGTTACCCAGAGCGATCCTTGAATATGATATCGAAAATATCATTAAGGCAGGGATTGATGTAAAGACAAATACCGAGGTGGGTCGCGACATCACGCTTGAAGAGATTTTCGGACAAGGGTACGAGGCCGTATTCGTTACTGTGGGTGCTCATGATAGCATGAATATGAAAATACCCGGAGAAAATCATCCAAATGTTTTGCCGGCGATGAAAT
Proteins encoded in this window:
- a CDS encoding FAD-dependent oxidoreductase yields the protein MRQQKQGHLYPRDRVRITVGMATCGIATGAGPIFDFLTMATRGNGKNFVVNPVGCIGFCQQEPLLDILIPGSPRVTFTQLDQSRTETIFYDLAKGKLDMGAAAWRTDRDNLLVLDEEKIMVNGALDNDIKAITRYEDVPFFSKQLKIALRNCGYINPEDIQEYVARGGYHSLYKALSAMSPVDVIEELKASGLRGRGGAGFPTGRKWEICRNAPGETKYLICNADEGDPGAYMDRSILEGDPHSVIEGMLIGAYAIGASEGHIYVRAEYPLAIERLARAISEAEAYGLLGQNVFGTDFAFRLSICRGAGAFVCGEETSLIASIEGRPPEPRLRPPFPAESGFRGKPTNINNVETWANVPVIIARGSEWFSKIGTEKSKGTKVFSLVGKIKNTGLIEVPMGIKLNDIIDIGGGILQSRRFKAIQTGGPSGGCIPLELVDLPVDYEQLAEAGSIMGSGGMIVMDERTCMVDVAKYFLEFLKDESCGKCTSCRDGILQMYEIVKRITEGNGQQGDVDLLENLGTVIESVSLCGLGKTAANPVLSTLRYFREEYDAHISNKRCPAVVCKEIISSPCQHTCPINTEAQVYITYVAQHQFHDALRVIVKENPMPATVSRICHHPCERIMCRASELGEPIGIRAIKRFVIDWARDNRIEMNATEPLPATGKKVAVIGSGPAGLSAGYYLRLKGHAVTVYEAKDRPGGMLWLGVPEYRLPRAILEYDIENIIKAGIDVKTNTEVGRDITLEEIFGQGYEAVFVTVGAHDSMNMKIPGENHPNVLPAMKFLDQVHSGKDVNLGKRVCVIGGGNSAIDASRVARRLGCDVTIFYRRTRAEMTAFVEEINGALEEGIRLVLLAAPKRIMAQNGELLLEVQRMQLGSFDRSGRRRPIPVEGSEFVEAFDTIISAIGERPRVGFLNGYVELTDWGTIKVDPRNLMTSRRGIFAGGDAVRGPSTAIEAIADGKNAAESIHHYLNGQVWQVEYKITRPTEYLAPVEISDDEIGTFEHVEMPRLRVEERIGNFREIELGYSAEMAMKEARRCLRCDLDTEQGRAFIEALRKEKNG
- the nuoE gene encoding NADH-quinone oxidoreductase subunit NuoE: MAVELSPDDRERVEQIFKGHEKARSSVMSVLHTINENYNYLPQDILRCVATELDVPLSEVYNIATFYNSFSLVPKGRHTIAVCRGTACHVRGSARILDRLEQELGIIDGETTDDLRFTIRNVRCIGCCSIAPAVRIDRETYGNVRPNQISSILRKHK